Proteins encoded together in one Micromonospora kangleipakensis window:
- the rsgA gene encoding ribosome small subunit-dependent GTPase A, with amino-acid sequence MIAVDRGRYTCVRPDAGPDDPTITAMRARELGRKSVVVGDRVGLVGDTSGAPGALARIVRIAERGSVLRRTAEDDATTAEGRLERVVVANADQLVIVSALADPPPRTGFIDRCLVAAYDADIEPLLCLTKADLAGPEAVLGYYTELELPYVLIRPDSDLDALRALLAGRISVLVGHSGVGKSTLVNRLVPEAARAVGVVSAIGRGRHTSTSAVALRLPPTPGAKGDPGWIVDTPGVRSFGLAHVSAESLLHGFPDLVEATVDCPANCQHTADEADCALDAWVAAGKADPRRLASYRRLLASRSGEGDARGEAEHRGPGEGDQRGPDAPPAGS; translated from the coding sequence GTGATCGCCGTGGACCGGGGCCGCTACACCTGCGTACGACCGGACGCCGGGCCGGACGACCCGACCATCACCGCGATGCGGGCCCGCGAGCTGGGCCGCAAGTCGGTGGTGGTGGGCGACCGGGTCGGGCTGGTCGGGGACACCTCCGGCGCGCCCGGGGCGCTGGCCCGGATCGTCCGGATCGCCGAACGCGGGTCCGTGCTGCGGCGCACCGCCGAGGACGACGCGACCACCGCCGAGGGGCGGCTGGAGCGGGTCGTGGTGGCCAACGCCGACCAGTTGGTGATCGTCAGCGCGCTGGCCGACCCCCCGCCGCGCACCGGGTTCATCGACCGCTGCCTGGTGGCCGCGTACGACGCGGACATCGAGCCGCTGCTCTGCCTGACCAAGGCGGACCTGGCCGGCCCGGAGGCGGTGCTCGGCTACTACACCGAGCTGGAGCTGCCGTACGTGCTGATCCGTCCGGATTCGGACCTGGACGCGCTGCGCGCGTTGCTCGCCGGCCGGATCTCGGTCCTGGTGGGGCACTCCGGGGTCGGCAAGTCGACGCTGGTCAACCGGCTGGTGCCGGAGGCCGCGCGGGCGGTCGGCGTGGTCAGCGCGATCGGCCGCGGCCGGCACACCTCGACCAGCGCCGTGGCGCTGCGGCTGCCGCCCACGCCCGGGGCGAAGGGCGACCCCGGGTGGATCGTCGACACCCCCGGGGTGCGCAGCTTCGGGCTGGCGCACGTCTCCGCGGAGAGCCTGCTGCACGGCTTCCCCGACCTGGTGGAGGCGACGGTCGACTGCCCGGCGAACTGCCAGCACACCGCCGATGAGGCGGACTGCGCGCTGGACGCCTGGGTGGCCGCCGGCAAGGCCGACCCGCGCCGGCTGGCGTCGTACCGCCGGCTGCTGGCCTCCCGCAGCGGCGAGGGCGACGCGCGCGGGGAGGCCGAGCACCGCGGGCCCGGCGAGGGTGACCAGCGCGGGCCGGACGCGCCGCCCGCCGGATCCTGA
- the hisN gene encoding histidinol-phosphatase — translation MTGYADDLALAHLLADTADAISMARFRALDLRVESKPDLTPVSDADTAVEREIRALLAGHRPGDGLLGEEYGEQPAAGPGGRRWVIDPIDGTKNFVRGVPVWATLIALLEGDRPVLGLVSAPALGRRWWAATGAGAYAGPDAAAGTPIRVSGVRDLADASFCYSSLTGWESAGRLDAMLQLMRDTWRSRAYGDFYGYMLLAEGALDAMVEPELSLWDVAALVPIVTEAGGTITDRAGRPAPAGGENSAIATNTLLHSDILSRLGRPAAR, via the coding sequence ATGACCGGGTACGCCGACGACCTCGCTCTCGCCCACCTGCTCGCCGACACCGCCGACGCCATCTCCATGGCCCGGTTCCGCGCCCTCGACCTGCGGGTCGAGTCGAAGCCGGACCTGACCCCGGTCTCCGACGCGGACACCGCGGTCGAGCGGGAGATCCGCGCCCTGCTGGCCGGGCACCGGCCGGGCGACGGCCTGCTCGGCGAGGAGTACGGCGAGCAGCCGGCCGCCGGGCCCGGCGGGCGGCGCTGGGTGATCGACCCGATCGACGGCACCAAGAACTTCGTCCGGGGCGTGCCGGTCTGGGCCACCCTGATCGCCCTGCTCGAGGGGGACCGCCCGGTGCTCGGCCTGGTCTCCGCCCCGGCGCTGGGCCGCCGCTGGTGGGCCGCGACGGGCGCGGGCGCGTACGCCGGCCCGGACGCCGCCGCCGGCACGCCGATCCGGGTCTCCGGGGTCCGGGACCTCGCCGACGCCAGCTTCTGCTACTCGTCGCTGACCGGCTGGGAGTCCGCCGGCCGACTCGACGCGATGCTCCAGCTCATGCGGGACACCTGGCGCAGCCGGGCCTACGGCGACTTCTACGGCTACATGCTGCTGGCCGAGGGGGCGCTGGACGCGATGGTGGAGCCGGAGCTCTCGCTCTGGGACGTCGCCGCGCTGGTGCCGATCGTGACCGAGGCCGGCGGCACCATCACCGATCGGGCCGGTCGACCGGCGCCGGCCGGCGGGGAGAACAGCGCGATCGCCACCAACACCCTCCTCCACTCCGACATCCTGAGCCGGCTCGGAAGGCCAGCCGCGCGCTGA
- a CDS encoding glycosyltransferase codes for MRVGLVCAHAGPSRQVDGPIVGTHQHIARVAAELADRGHDVRVYERRDSAGQPECVESDGYRLERVPVGPPIPLPTGALVPHVAEFGRWLAERWSGDWTPDVVHGHYWIGGLAAAHGVRETDIPVVQTFHSLGVEQLRHLGGQYDGPGERIPLERALTRAVDIAVAQNNDEVDELTRMGLQRTAVAMVPTGVDTGQFHPDGEAAPRDQRARILSVGGLSPGHGQEDLIRAMRLVGDAELVIAGGPPAEQLADHAEVRWLRELAERTGVADQVKLVGAVPHDQMATWYRSADVVACTPHYSSAGRVSLEAMACGVPVVGYAMGGIADAVVDEVTGKLVPPGDVRTLGVTLRRLLADNAGRFAYGHAAVDRVRCSYTWERTAGALERLYERVVRRRKPVEAA; via the coding sequence ATGCGCGTCGGCCTTGTATGCGCGCACGCCGGCCCGTCCAGGCAGGTCGACGGTCCGATCGTCGGCACGCACCAGCACATCGCCCGGGTCGCCGCCGAGCTCGCCGACCGGGGCCACGACGTACGGGTCTACGAGCGCCGGGACTCCGCGGGGCAGCCGGAGTGCGTCGAGTCGGACGGCTACCGGCTGGAACGGGTGCCGGTCGGTCCGCCCATCCCGCTGCCCACCGGCGCACTGGTGCCGCACGTGGCCGAGTTCGGCCGCTGGCTGGCCGAGCGGTGGTCCGGCGACTGGACCCCGGACGTGGTGCACGGGCACTACTGGATCGGCGGCCTGGCCGCCGCCCACGGCGTACGCGAGACCGACATTCCGGTCGTGCAGACCTTCCACTCGCTCGGCGTCGAGCAGCTGCGCCACCTCGGCGGTCAGTACGACGGGCCGGGGGAGCGGATCCCGCTGGAGCGGGCGCTGACCCGGGCGGTGGACATCGCGGTCGCGCAGAACAACGACGAGGTCGACGAGCTGACCCGGATGGGCCTGCAACGCACCGCGGTGGCGATGGTGCCGACCGGGGTCGACACCGGGCAGTTCCACCCCGACGGTGAGGCGGCGCCCCGGGACCAGCGGGCCCGCATCCTCTCCGTCGGCGGGCTGTCGCCCGGCCACGGCCAGGAGGACCTGATCCGGGCGATGCGGCTGGTCGGCGACGCCGAGCTGGTGATCGCCGGCGGGCCGCCCGCCGAGCAGCTGGCCGACCACGCCGAGGTGCGGTGGCTGCGGGAGCTGGCCGAGCGGACCGGGGTGGCCGACCAGGTGAAGCTGGTCGGCGCGGTGCCGCACGACCAGATGGCCACCTGGTACCGCTCCGCCGACGTGGTCGCCTGCACGCCGCACTACTCGTCGGCCGGTCGGGTGTCGCTGGAGGCGATGGCCTGCGGCGTGCCGGTGGTCGGCTACGCGATGGGCGGCATCGCCGACGCGGTGGTGGACGAGGTGACCGGCAAGCTGGTGCCGCCGGGGGACGTCCGCACGCTCGGGGTCACCCTGCGCCGGCTGCTGGCCGACAACGCCGGGCGGTTCGCTTACGGGCACGCGGCGGTCGACCGGGTCCGGTGCAGCTACACCTGGGAGCGGACGGCCGGCGCGTTGGAACGGCTCTACGAGCGGGTGGTCCGCCGCCGCAAGCCGGTCGAGGCGGCCTGA
- a CDS encoding SDR family oxidoreductase gives MPLTRNLDDATVVITGASSGIGAATAHALARRGADVVLAARSEEALQRVADRCRELGGRALVVPTDVTDPEAVERLAARAAAEFGRIDGWVNNAAVSAVGLFDEIPVAEFRRVVAVNLLGTAYATKAALPWLGAAGGGVLVNNASVLAEVAMPYQSAYNATKHGIRGLADTVRQELRVTGRGNISICTVLPATIDTPFFRHAANHSGHELTPPPPVYPPEVVAETIVRLLRRPRREAYAGGAARLIGLQWRLAPALAERVLGWYTHRTQFGPGIRLDSTGNVFRADAEAERSGGWHGRRRQLVRMTAAFGLAAAGTAVGTMAAMNRRSRTDRS, from the coding sequence ATGCCTCTCACCCGCAACCTCGACGACGCCACGGTCGTCATCACCGGCGCCTCGAGCGGCATCGGTGCGGCGACCGCCCACGCGCTGGCCCGGCGGGGCGCCGACGTGGTGCTCGCGGCCCGCAGCGAGGAGGCCCTCCAGCGGGTCGCCGACCGCTGCCGGGAGCTGGGTGGGCGGGCGCTGGTGGTACCCACCGACGTGACCGACCCGGAGGCGGTGGAGCGGCTCGCCGCCCGGGCGGCGGCGGAGTTCGGCCGGATCGACGGCTGGGTGAACAACGCGGCGGTCAGCGCGGTGGGCCTCTTCGACGAGATCCCGGTGGCGGAGTTCCGGCGGGTGGTGGCGGTGAACCTGCTCGGCACGGCGTACGCGACCAAGGCGGCGCTGCCGTGGCTGGGCGCGGCCGGCGGCGGCGTCCTCGTCAACAACGCCTCGGTGCTGGCCGAGGTGGCGATGCCCTACCAGTCGGCGTACAACGCGACCAAGCACGGCATCCGCGGGCTGGCCGACACGGTGCGGCAGGAGCTGCGGGTGACCGGCCGGGGCAACATCTCCATCTGCACGGTGCTGCCGGCCACCATCGACACCCCGTTCTTCCGGCACGCCGCGAACCACAGCGGCCATGAGCTGACCCCACCGCCGCCGGTGTACCCACCGGAGGTGGTCGCGGAGACGATCGTGCGGCTGCTGCGCCGGCCGCGCCGGGAGGCGTACGCGGGTGGCGCCGCGCGGCTGATCGGTCTGCAGTGGCGGCTGGCGCCGGCGCTGGCCGAGCGGGTGCTCGGCTGGTACACCCACCGGACCCAGTTCGGGCCGGGCATCCGGCTGGACAGCACCGGCAACGTCTTCCGGGCCGACGCCGAGGCGGAGCGCTCCGGCGGCTGGCACGGACGGCGCCGGCAGCTGGTGCGGATGACCGCCGCCTTCGGCCTGGCGGCGGCCGGCACGGCGGTCGGCACGATGGCGGCGATGAACCGCCGGTCACGGACGGACCGCTCATGA
- a CDS encoding ATP-binding protein → MPTDVRCLVETDEASAVVRLTGVLDLAGVDGVRDALLARLWARPGPAIADLSRLRVSEPAARAVLDDVRGLVDDWPASDLLVLDTAGAREGAPVRATLDEAQEALAGRPLAAVLSADLPATVGAAREARALVTDGCGRWGVPELAEPACIAVTEMVNNAVAHARTPMTVRVAPQDSSLHLAVRDHSPRPPAYAGLAPLTSTGGRGLLLIDTVARRWGSTPLPDGKVVWCVLHAEDEAAHRS, encoded by the coding sequence ATGCCGACGGACGTGCGATGCCTGGTGGAGACGGACGAAGCGTCCGCGGTCGTCAGGCTGACCGGCGTCCTCGATCTGGCCGGCGTCGACGGCGTCCGCGACGCGTTGCTGGCGCGGCTCTGGGCCCGGCCCGGCCCGGCGATCGCGGACCTCTCCCGACTCCGGGTTTCCGAGCCCGCCGCCCGGGCCGTCCTCGACGACGTGCGCGGCCTGGTGGACGACTGGCCCGCCTCCGACCTGCTGGTGCTGGATACGGCGGGCGCCCGGGAGGGGGCGCCGGTCCGGGCGACCCTGGACGAGGCGCAGGAGGCGCTGGCCGGCAGGCCGCTCGCGGCGGTGCTGAGCGCCGACCTGCCGGCGACGGTGGGCGCGGCCCGGGAGGCCCGGGCGCTGGTCACCGACGGCTGCGGCCGGTGGGGCGTGCCCGAGCTGGCGGAACCGGCGTGCATCGCGGTCACCGAGATGGTCAACAACGCGGTCGCCCACGCGCGCACCCCGATGACCGTCCGGGTGGCCCCGCAGGACAGCTCCCTGCACCTGGCCGTCCGGGACCACTCTCCCCGACCGCCCGCGTACGCCGGGCTCGCTCCGTTGACCTCCACCGGGGGGCGGGGCCTGCTGCTGATCGACACGGTCGCCCGGCGCTGGGGCAGCACTCCGTTGCCGGACGGCAAGGTCGTCTGGTGCGTGCTGCACGCCGAGGACGAGGCGGCCCACCGGAGCTGA
- a CDS encoding DUF5709 domain-containing protein, translating into MRDDEYPTPLSDPEAEGLPDTADDDSSAKDDVLTGREADGPEPAQLPGDRTPVAVDRFGTTAEEQLDGESLDYKLQRESYERPADDPLAGPVDPDIAAEADSEEAAAQAQLDADVIDPGPTSDPHSPVSLYDHGQLGAVADHQVGRLVEPDEGAHTDQETDNVAYDAGAAGGGATAEELAIHETRPPEAH; encoded by the coding sequence ATGCGCGACGACGAGTACCCGACCCCCCTGTCCGACCCCGAGGCGGAGGGGCTGCCCGACACCGCCGACGACGACTCGAGCGCCAAGGACGACGTCCTGACCGGCCGCGAGGCGGACGGCCCGGAGCCGGCCCAGCTGCCCGGGGACCGCACGCCGGTGGCGGTGGACCGGTTCGGGACCACCGCCGAGGAGCAGCTCGACGGCGAGTCGCTGGACTACAAGCTCCAGCGGGAGAGCTACGAGCGCCCCGCCGACGACCCGCTCGCGGGCCCGGTGGACCCGGACATCGCCGCCGAGGCGGACAGCGAGGAGGCCGCCGCGCAGGCCCAGCTCGACGCCGACGTGATCGACCCGGGCCCCACCTCCGACCCGCACTCGCCGGTCTCCCTCTACGACCACGGCCAGCTCGGCGCCGTCGCCGACCACCAGGTGGGCCGGCTGGTCGAGCCGGACGAGGGCGCCCACACCGACCAGGAGACCGACAACGTCGCGTACGACGCCGGCGCGGCCGGTGGCGGCGCGACCGCCGAGGAGCTGGCGATCCACGAGACCCGGCCGCCCGAGGCGCACTAG
- a CDS encoding response regulator — protein MVVDDHPMWREGVARDLTEAGHLVVATSGEGRQAVRVAAAARPDVVVLDLQLPDVSGVEVIRGLRAALPEVRVLMLSASGEPQSVLDAVKAGATGYLVKSAAPAEFLDAVRRTAAGEPVFTPGLAGLVLGEYRRLAAGPPSGGADDSAPRLTERETEVLRLVAKGLSYKQIAERLGLSHRTVQNHVQNTLGKLQLHNRVELTRYAIERGLDD, from the coding sequence ATGGTGGTCGACGACCACCCGATGTGGCGGGAGGGGGTGGCCCGCGACCTCACCGAGGCCGGTCACCTGGTGGTGGCCACCAGCGGCGAGGGGCGGCAGGCCGTGCGGGTGGCCGCCGCCGCCCGGCCCGACGTCGTGGTGCTCGACCTGCAACTGCCGGACGTCTCCGGGGTCGAGGTGATCCGCGGGCTGCGCGCGGCGCTGCCCGAGGTGCGGGTGCTGATGCTGTCGGCCAGCGGCGAGCCGCAGAGCGTCCTGGACGCGGTGAAGGCGGGCGCCACCGGCTACCTGGTCAAGTCGGCCGCGCCGGCGGAGTTCCTCGACGCGGTGCGGCGCACCGCCGCGGGGGAGCCGGTCTTCACCCCGGGGCTCGCCGGGCTGGTGCTGGGGGAGTACCGCCGGCTGGCGGCCGGGCCGCCGAGCGGAGGCGCCGACGACTCAGCACCCCGGCTCACCGAACGGGAGACCGAGGTGCTGCGCCTGGTGGCCAAGGGCCTGTCGTACAAGCAGATCGCCGAGCGGCTCGGGCTCTCCCACCGGACGGTGCAGAACCACGTGCAGAACACGCTCGGCAAGCTCCAGCTGCACAACCGGGTCGAGCTGACCCGCTACGCGATCGAGCGGGGCCTGGACGACTAG
- the macS gene encoding MacS family sensor histidine kinase encodes MPSSPGGLEVPLWRSIAVFRFASLAYVGVLVLRDADRYAHPLAAGGVLLAMLAWSGVTAAGYARPAGRRWPLLVADLGVVLAIMLATPWVVGRSALAAGVPTLTVAWLAGPVLAWAVSGGRRRGAVAALVLGGVDLATRERISQSSLTGVILLLLAGVVVGHVARLAVTAEERLQRAVELEAATRERERLARDIHDSVLQVLALVQRRGAQLDGEGGELARLAGEQEAALRALIGRSGGDPDDDGGSRDLRNLLDRYATATVAVSAPATPVPLPARVARELAAATGAALENVARHAGGRAWVLIEDEGETVTVSIRDEGPGIPEGRLAEAVAQGRLGVAHSIRGRVADLGGEVRIVSAPGAGTEIELVVPREAR; translated from the coding sequence ATGCCGTCGTCCCCCGGGGGCCTCGAGGTCCCGCTCTGGCGGTCCATCGCGGTGTTCCGGTTCGCCTCGCTGGCGTACGTCGGCGTGCTGGTCCTCCGCGACGCCGACCGCTACGCCCACCCGCTGGCCGCCGGCGGCGTACTGCTGGCGATGCTGGCCTGGTCCGGGGTGACCGCGGCCGGTTACGCGCGCCCGGCCGGGCGACGCTGGCCGCTGCTTGTGGCCGACCTCGGCGTGGTGCTGGCGATCATGCTGGCCACCCCCTGGGTGGTGGGCCGCTCGGCGCTCGCCGCCGGCGTGCCCACCCTGACCGTGGCCTGGCTGGCCGGGCCGGTGCTGGCCTGGGCGGTCTCCGGCGGCCGCCGCCGGGGCGCGGTCGCCGCCCTGGTGCTCGGCGGCGTCGACCTGGCCACCCGCGAGCGGATCAGCCAGTCGTCGCTGACCGGGGTGATCCTGCTGCTGCTCGCCGGGGTGGTGGTCGGGCACGTCGCCCGGCTGGCGGTGACCGCCGAGGAGCGACTGCAACGGGCGGTCGAGCTGGAGGCGGCGACCCGGGAGCGGGAGCGGCTGGCCCGGGACATCCACGACTCGGTGCTCCAGGTGCTGGCGCTGGTGCAGCGGCGCGGCGCCCAGCTCGACGGCGAGGGCGGCGAGCTGGCCCGGCTGGCCGGCGAGCAGGAGGCCGCGCTGCGGGCGCTGATCGGCCGCTCCGGCGGCGACCCGGACGACGACGGCGGCAGCCGGGACCTGCGCAACCTGCTCGACCGGTACGCCACGGCGACGGTCGCGGTCTCCGCGCCCGCCACGCCGGTCCCGCTGCCCGCGCGGGTCGCCCGGGAACTGGCCGCCGCCACCGGCGCGGCACTGGAGAACGTGGCCCGGCACGCCGGCGGGCGGGCCTGGGTGCTGATCGAGGACGAGGGGGAGACGGTGACCGTCTCGATACGCGACGAGGGACCGGGGATCCCGGAGGGCCGGCTGGCCGAGGCCGTGGCCCAGGGGCGGCTCGGCGTGGCCCACTCCATCCGCGGTCGGGTGGCCGACCTGGGCGGGGAGGTCCGGATCGTCTCCGCCCCCGGCGCCGGCACCGAGATCGAGCTGGTCGTGCCGCGGGAGGCGCGGTGA
- a CDS encoding ATP-binding protein → MTNASPRAPRTVVPIESTLLIAEAFDQARATELRHSVTSCAHAAGLAGQRLDDFVLAVNELITNAVRHGGGQGWLRLWRQAGELVCEVADHGSGISSRQLDDRSRPAPDTAGGWGLWLARELSDTMEVETGEAGTTVRISAALASAEHVGPHRADQPRSGPVSRRGR, encoded by the coding sequence ATGACGAACGCATCACCCCGCGCACCGCGTACGGTTGTGCCCATCGAATCCACCCTCCTCATCGCCGAAGCCTTCGATCAGGCACGGGCGACCGAGCTGCGACACTCGGTCACCTCCTGCGCGCACGCCGCCGGGCTCGCCGGCCAGCGGCTGGACGACTTCGTGCTCGCGGTCAACGAGCTGATCACCAACGCCGTGCGGCACGGCGGTGGCCAGGGCTGGCTGCGGCTGTGGCGGCAGGCCGGCGAGCTGGTCTGCGAGGTCGCCGATCACGGGAGCGGGATCAGCTCCCGGCAGCTCGACGACCGCAGCCGGCCGGCCCCGGACACCGCCGGCGGGTGGGGCCTCTGGCTCGCGCGGGAGCTCAGCGACACGATGGAGGTCGAGACCGGCGAGGCCGGCACGACCGTCCGGATCAGCGCCGCCCTCGCCTCGGCCGAGCACGTCGGCCCGCACCGCGCCGACCAGCCGCGGTCGGGGCCCGTCAGCCGAAGAGGGCGCTGA
- a CDS encoding ribose-phosphate diphosphokinase: MRDIAVFSGTAHPDLAAEICAHLDVPLHPVRVSRFANDCLEVQLQANCRERDVFLIQPLVPPVQEHLVELLLMIDAARGASAGRITVVLPHYAYARSDKKDAPRISIGGRLVADLLTSAGAHRVLAMTLHSPQVHGFFSVPVDHLHALRELAAHFKGYDLSNTVVVSPDLGNAKEAAAFARMLGTPVAAGAKQRFSDDLVKISTVIGDVADRDVIVLDDEIAKGSTVIELIAHLRERNVRSIRLACTHGLFSSGALERLSDQEGVLEIVCTNTVPIPALKRVPKLEVLSVAPALAEAMRRIHNGESVSALFG, encoded by the coding sequence GTGCGTGATATTGCCGTGTTCAGCGGAACCGCCCATCCCGACCTCGCCGCCGAGATCTGCGCCCACCTCGACGTTCCGCTGCACCCCGTGCGGGTGTCCCGGTTCGCCAACGACTGCCTGGAGGTGCAGTTGCAGGCGAACTGCCGGGAACGTGACGTCTTCCTGATCCAGCCGTTGGTGCCGCCGGTGCAGGAGCACCTGGTCGAGCTGCTGCTCATGATCGACGCGGCCCGTGGGGCGTCCGCCGGCCGGATCACCGTGGTGCTGCCGCACTACGCGTACGCCCGGTCGGACAAGAAGGACGCCCCGCGCATCTCCATCGGTGGGCGGCTGGTGGCCGACCTGCTCACCTCGGCCGGCGCGCACCGGGTGCTCGCGATGACCCTGCACTCGCCGCAGGTGCACGGCTTCTTCAGCGTCCCGGTCGACCACCTGCACGCGCTGCGCGAGCTCGCCGCCCACTTCAAGGGGTACGACCTGAGCAACACCGTGGTGGTCTCGCCGGACCTGGGCAACGCCAAGGAGGCCGCGGCGTTCGCCCGGATGCTCGGCACCCCGGTCGCGGCCGGCGCCAAGCAGCGGTTCAGCGACGACCTGGTCAAGATCAGTACGGTGATCGGGGACGTGGCGGACCGGGACGTGATCGTGCTGGACGACGAGATCGCCAAGGGCAGCACGGTGATCGAGCTGATCGCGCACCTGCGCGAGCGGAACGTCCGCTCGATCCGGCTGGCCTGCACCCACGGCCTCTTCTCCAGCGGCGCGCTGGAGCGGCTGAGCGACCAGGAGGGGGTGCTGGAGATCGTCTGCACCAACACCGTGCCGATTCCGGCTCTGAAGCGGGTGCCGAAGCTGGAGGTGCTCTCGGTGGCCCCGGCGCTGGCCGAGGCGATGCGGCGCATCCACAACGGCGAGTCGGTCAGCGCCCTCTTCGGCTGA
- the glpK gene encoding glycerol kinase GlpK, translating to MTGEFVAAIDQGTTSSRCILFDRAGEIVAVAQREHRQIFPQPGWVEHDAEEIWENVQRVVLEALEAAGTGPDGLAAVGITNQRETTVVWDRATGRPVAPAIVWQDTRTGPLLRELAEAYDEERLRVRTGLTLATYFAGPKLRWLLDHVDGLRERAERGEVLFGTMDSWLIWKLTGRHVTDVTNASRTMLMDLETLDWDPELLDALRVPAAMLPEIRCSAEVYGTADGVLAGVPVASALGDQQAALFGQTCFQPGEAKCTYGTGSFLLLNTGASPVASRHGLLTTVAYQIDGHPPVYALEGAIAVTGSLVQWLRDNLGLISTAPQVEELARTVDDNGGCYVVPAFSGLFAPHWRSDARGVIAGLTGYVTKGHLARAVLEASAWQTREVVDAMNADSDVALRRLRVDGGMTGNALLMQFLADVLDVPVVRSRITETTCLGAAYAAGLAVGFWPDLATLREQWRSDAQWTPEMDPALRDRELRNWRKAVQRTLDWVD from the coding sequence GTGACCGGAGAGTTCGTCGCCGCCATCGACCAGGGCACCACCTCCTCGCGGTGCATCCTCTTCGACCGGGCCGGAGAAATCGTCGCCGTGGCCCAGCGCGAGCACCGGCAGATCTTCCCGCAACCCGGCTGGGTGGAGCACGACGCCGAGGAGATCTGGGAGAACGTCCAGCGGGTCGTGCTGGAGGCGCTGGAGGCCGCCGGCACCGGGCCGGACGGGCTCGCCGCGGTCGGCATCACCAACCAGCGGGAGACCACCGTGGTCTGGGACCGGGCCACCGGTCGGCCGGTGGCCCCCGCGATCGTCTGGCAGGACACCCGCACCGGCCCGCTGCTGCGCGAGCTGGCCGAGGCGTACGACGAGGAGCGGCTGCGCGTCCGCACGGGCCTCACCCTGGCCACCTACTTCGCCGGCCCGAAGCTGCGCTGGCTGCTCGACCACGTCGACGGGCTGCGCGAGCGCGCCGAGCGGGGCGAGGTCCTCTTCGGCACGATGGACAGCTGGCTGATCTGGAAGCTGACCGGCCGGCACGTCACCGACGTGACCAACGCCAGCCGCACCATGCTGATGGACCTGGAGACCCTCGACTGGGATCCGGAGCTGCTGGACGCGCTGCGGGTGCCGGCGGCGATGCTGCCGGAGATCCGCTGCTCGGCCGAGGTCTACGGCACGGCCGACGGGGTGCTCGCCGGGGTGCCGGTGGCCAGCGCGCTCGGCGACCAGCAGGCCGCCCTGTTCGGGCAGACCTGCTTCCAGCCCGGCGAGGCGAAGTGCACCTACGGCACCGGCAGCTTCCTGCTGCTCAACACCGGCGCCAGCCCGGTGGCCTCCCGGCACGGCCTGCTCACCACGGTGGCGTACCAGATCGACGGCCACCCGCCCGTGTACGCCCTGGAGGGCGCGATCGCGGTGACCGGCTCGCTGGTGCAGTGGCTGCGCGACAACCTGGGCCTGATCTCCACCGCCCCGCAGGTCGAGGAGCTGGCCCGCACGGTCGACGACAACGGCGGCTGCTACGTGGTGCCGGCCTTCTCCGGGCTCTTCGCGCCGCACTGGCGCAGCGACGCCCGGGGCGTCATCGCCGGGCTGACCGGCTACGTCACCAAGGGGCACCTGGCCCGGGCGGTGCTGGAGGCGTCCGCCTGGCAGACCCGCGAGGTGGTCGACGCGATGAACGCCGACTCCGACGTGGCGCTGCGCCGGCTGCGGGTGGACGGCGGGATGACCGGCAACGCGCTGCTGATGCAGTTCCTCGCCGACGTGCTGGACGTGCCGGTGGTCCGCTCCCGGATCACCGAGACCACCTGCCTCGGCGCGGCGTACGCGGCCGGCCTGGCGGTCGGCTTCTGGCCGGACCTGGCCACCCTGCGCGAGCAGTGGCGCTCCGACGCCCAGTGGACGCCGGAGATGGACCCGGCGCTGCGCGACCGGGAGCTGCGCAACTGGCGCAAGGCCGTACAGCGCACCCTCGACTGGGTGGACTGA